The region aaagtcttaagtaAGTCATGTTCCATCATCGGCAAAGTCAATATTTTGGGCTTTTCTTGTTTCACTGTTCTACTTCTTTTGTTCAACTGTAATTAACATACAGAGTTGTCTTAGTTTCAGGGCTGCAGTGTGGTCAGTCTGGGCTCCCCACGATAGGCACAGTCTTGCGTCCCTTCACCTGTCTTCACCAGGGTCTGGCACAGACCTGTCGTGATAAGGTCTGTGATAACCTTATCTGTCGTGATAAGGTGAATGTGTTCTTAGAAAGATTCaaacatcaggggtgcctgggtggctcagtgggttaaagcctctgctttcggctcaggtcatgatcccagggtcctgggatcgagccccacatcgggctctctgctcagcacggagcctgcttcctcctctctttgcctgcctctctgcctacttgtgatctttgtcaaataaataaataaaatctttcaaaaaaaaaaaaaagatttgaacatCGTGCAGATTAGAGGCATGGAGAGTCCTGCCGTCCTGTGTCACAGAGGTCACTGCTGGAGACTCCTCCGGACCTTCTGCATGTGTCCCTTCTTCACACGTGATCTCTGGATCACAGAACCGGGATCGCACTGTCCATGCCTTGTGATTGGCTCCCCACAGACCTTCACATCCTATTCCCACGTCCTGCCGCTGCACCTGCACAGGGCACTTTGCAGATGGTGAAGGGTTTTGAGGTGGGCTGTGACCCTGGGTTGTCCCCGCAGGGCCCTTGTGAGAGATGGCCAGGGTGTATGACCACGGAggcagggagtggagggaggtggTCACATGCCAAGGAAGGCTGCGTGAGAGGGGGTAGGGCAGCTTCTCCCCCAGAGTCTCCGGGGAGCGTGGCCCTGCTGAGAGCTGGACTCCAGCCTGTGGCACAGGTTCAGACCTCTGGTCTCCGGAACGGTGCTCTGGCTGCGGGGAGTGGTGGGAGGCAGACACCGCAGGGGCGGGCGGGGGCAGATGGAGGAAAGTGGCGTTTCCTCGTTTTGGAGCTGGTGTCGGTGGGACTGGGGGTGAGAGAGAAGAGCAGCAGTGACAGCTGAGGTTCCGGTCGCGTGGGCTCTGGAGTCCTGTTTGCCGAGGTGAGGTGCCGGGGCCCTGAGCAGTGTCCCAGCCTCAGTGCCAGCCTGGGGAGGGTCCTACGGGACAGCGTCCGTGGGAAGTGAGCGTCGCGGACCACACCAGGGACCCGCGCTAGTGAGGGTGGTTGTGTGTGCTGTGCCAGACGCCCAGGTGGGCGTCGGAGAGTCGGGCACTGACCTCCCATCTCCCGCTGTCGGCAGGTTTTCCAGCTCGCCGCCCACCTGGTGTACTGGGGCAAGGCCATCGTCATTTACCCGCTGTGTGAGAACAACGTCTACATGCTTTCTCCCAACGCCAGCGTGTGTCTGTGAGTACCTGCGGCTGCCGGAGCCcagcaccgggctccctgctcagccgggccCTCGCTTGGGCGTGTCCACGTTCTGACTGTGGCCTGCCCCGGGCCTGTGCTCTTCCGGCATTCAAAGCCCCCATGCAGGTTCTGTGCTCCCCCACGCCTGCTGGCCGGTGGGTGctggatggggtgcctggtgggGGTCGGGAGCCTTGATCTTGACGCGGGGGCTCGGAGGGGCTTTGGCCTCTGCCCATGGCTCCTGCTGCCCCTGGAGGGAAAGCACCTGGGTTTGTCCTCATGGCTCCCACCCGGGCACCTGCTGTCCACCCTGGGCTCACGGCGAGGGTGCGGCTGTCCAGAAGCGATGGAGAGGCCTGCTGAGCTAATGGACACGTTGCCTCACCTCTCCCCAGGTACTCCCCACTGGCCGAACAGTTTTCCCGTCAGTTTCCGGCTCACGACCTGCCCTCGGTCCTTGCTAAGTTCTCCTTGCCCGTCTCCTTGTCGGAATTCAGGAACCCCCTCGCGCCCCCTGTGCAGGAGGTAAGTTGCAGGAGTCCGGGGGTCTGGGAGCCGCCAGCCCAGCGTCGGCTCCTCGTCCCAGGGCCCTCAGTGCTGCTGCACCCCTAGCCTGGgttttggggaggagggggcttGGCTGTGTAGGTGGTACCCGTCGTGCCAGGGTGACCAGGAGCTGGCTCCCCAGCCAGGCTGGCTGCAGACCGTGGCGCCGTCCCAAGTCCCACCCCCGACCCCGGTGGAGGCCGCCCTGGCTGCCGAGAGCTGAGTGGTTAGAGCCGAGTtaagaggcccaggacaggagagTGGTGACCTCTGCTGAGGGTGCCAAGTCCGCTTGTTTTCACTGCGCTTGGGCCCTGCTTCCTGCTGTCTCCCCCTCCATGGTCCAGGGGGCCACAGGGTATGTGCGTCTAAGTCCCGGGCTCCCTGGTCCCCAGAATCTCCTCATCCAGGAAGATCTGGAGAGGACAGGCCCGGGACAGGCCCCGTGGGACCACAGGGGTTGCTGGGTGTGGCATGGGCTCGTCTAGGAAGGTACAAAGTGTATGGAATGAGCGGTGGGTTCTGGGTCAGGTGCAGGGTTAGGGTCCAAGAATgagcctctgccctcctcccctgagCGGAAGGCCTGGGGCTCTGTGGCTCGGGGCAGGGGCGCGTGTTTGGAGATGGGGCTGGGTGCTGTCGAGGGTTTGTTGTCGAgaggaaagcatttttttaagttaagtgtGAGGTCTGTGAGGCAAACCCAGTTTCAAAGGGAACCTTTTCCTTCTCAAGTTGTGAGCGAGGAGGAGATCCTGGTTCTCGAACGGAGTCCGACGGCCTCTTTCATGGGGCCCTCGGTTTCCAGGAACCGTGCCAGGCTGTGCCAGCTGGGTAAAAGCCGCCCTCTGCATCTGTGCCCCACGTCCCCCAGCAGAGCCTTCCTCACGGTCCGGGCGGCGGGTGGATTTCCCAGGCCGAGCCTCGGGGTCGCCGTGTGCTTGGTCAGGGGCTCGGACGGAGCTGGGTTTGGTTCTGCGCCGTCCCCGGGAGAGGTGTCTGCTTGTCAGGCCTCTTGCATCGGGGCCTAGAGTGTGTACTTGGTTTGACCAGGTCATAACGTGCCCCTGGCACCTGGTGCCTCCCTGTTCCGCGCCTGGTCCGTCGTCCCTTCCCAGGAGGGGACGTCCGAAGCTGAGCAGGCAGATATGTGACCTTCCGGCTCACCTGTGCTCAAGCCGGGCCTGCACAGGGCTCCTCGCTGGCCGCGGTCAGGGCCGGGCCCCGGCGGGAAGGGTGGCCTCCCTGTGCCGGGGCCACACCGCTCATTGGGGCTCCGAGGCCTCGGTGCCGTCAGAGCAGCTGCCTGCCCTGTCTTCCCGAGCAGTGTCCGGGCCCCACGGGCCCGGCTCCGTGTGGTGGGGGTCTGAGCGACGGGGCCGTGGGGTCGGCCCTGCTGCTCCGCTCTGGGCGCCGGTCTCGGCTGGTCGCCGGCAGGTCCTTTCCTGGGGGGTCGGGCCCCTCGAGCTCAGGGACGCGTCACTTCTGGCGTGACCCTGGGCCACCCGTGGCCCCCACAGGCGCAGCTGGTGCAGATGGTGGTGTGGATGCTGCAGCGCCGGCTCCTGGTGCAGCTGCACACCTACGTGTGCCTCATGGCCTCGCCCGGCGAGGAGGAGCCCCACGCGCGGGAGGACGAGGTCCCCTTCACCGCCAGGGTCGGCGGCCGCAGCCTCAGCACGCCCAACGCGCTCAGCTTTGGCTCCCCAAGTAGGACCCCTGCCCCGGGCGTCtggggggcgggtggggtggTCGGGGGGTGCCCGGGCGCGGTGGCGGGTCCCGACGTGGGCACCGCTGGGCGTGAGCGACTGCCTTCCCGCGGCCCCACGTGCGCACACACCTGCCCTCCGTGGGGGCCGCTGCTGCCCCCGCTGAGCCGCCGCCCCCGCTGAGCCGCTCTCCTTCGAGGGAGGCAGGAGACCCCGCTGCCTCGCCTCCCTGCTGCTCTGTGCCCCTGAGCCCCTGAGCAGGGCCCTGTTCAAGTCCGGAGCAGCCTGGGGTCTGAGCCCATTTCCCACCGGCCCTGGGAGGGCAGTGGGGCTCGCTGGGCAGGGCCTGTGAGGGGACACGGACTCTCACGTCACTTCTTGGCAGAGCCGTTGTGGCCGCCGCACGGCCCAAAGGACGCGGTCCATCGCCAAGCCCCAGGTGCCCCGGGCTCCCCCAGGCTCGGGGGACACGAAGGGCTGGAAGGTTCCCTAGACTGAGGCCTGACCTTACCTTCAGGTTCAGTGCGAGGACCAGCCTTGCCTAGGGCGCCCCCTTGTCCCTCTTGGGTGGCGGGGGGTGAGCAGGCAGATCCCGGTGGACACGGGCACGGAGGGTACGCCAGGGCATGTTTGGGGGGGACGGGCTGCCCCCTGACCCGTGCCCACCCACAGCCAGCAGTGACGACATGACCCTCACCAGCCCCAGCATGGATAACTCCAGTGCGGAGCTTCTGCCCAGCGGGGACTCTCCCCTGAACAAGAGGATGACAGAGAACCTGCTGGCCAGCCTGTCCGAGCACGAGCGGGCGGCCATCCTCAGTGTGCCTGCGGCCCAGAACCCCGAGGACCTCCGCATGTTTgccaggtgggggcagggtcaccccagggctgggctggTTCTGGGGTCAGAACAGAAGGCGGGTGGGGGCTTGGCCGGCACGATGTGGCTTCCGTCCTGTGATGACTCCCGGcagctgctggtggtggtggtgtcttGAGCATGAGGTGTCCCCAGCTGGTGCCTGTGTGTGCCAGCCATGGGGGGCGCCGTCTGTCGCTGGACACCAGGCCTGGGGCCTCTACCTGTGGGGTCTCTCCGAGAGTTCCTGGTGCTTCCCGTTACTTCTTCGGAAGCTGCAGCAGGTTCCTACCCTCTCGAGGCCGGTGGGGATCTTCTGCACCGGGAAGGCTCTTAGCCCGGGCTGGGGTTGGTGGTGTCCAGGACCCCACATCATGGGTGACAGACTGTCCAACCTGGCTTTGACTTGGGGGGCTCTGCGGGTGTCGGGTTTCCGGGGGGGGTGAGGCTGTCCGGGGAAGCCCTCAGTCAGGAGCCGCAGGCCAGGCAGCTGGGCCCAGGCCTCTGCGCCAGCCCGGCCACATACAGCCCTAGAGCAGTGACCCCGTCTGGGCCCGTAGCCACACGGGAGCCGCTGCCACAGCAGCATGACAAGGAGAAGCTCTTGGCAGGCCTGTCCCCCTGCACTTCCCCCCATCAGGGTGCCGAGGGCGGACGCGGCTTTCACGCTCCGGTGGCTCCAGGCCATGAACAGGGCCCGCGAGGGCAGCAGGCCCGGAGCCCTCACCCGCCGCTCTGTCCCTGCCGGGTCTGCTCGGGTCTGCGGGCGCTCAGTGTGGACCCCTCCGTGGCCGCCTGGCCTCACACCGCCCACGGCTCGCCCCAGGCTCCTGCACTACTTCCGTGGCCGCCACCACCTGGAGGAGATCATGTACAACGAGAACACGCGGCGCTCCCAGCTGCTCATGCTGCTGGACAAGTTCCGCAGCGTGCTGGTCGTGACCACCCACGAGGACCCCGTCATCGCCGTCTTCCAGGCGCTGCTCCCGTGAGGCCGGGCCCGGACGGCGGCAAGGAGGCAGGCTGCTGCCGTGGGTGCCGGgctgtcccccccgcccccgccgggcTGAGCCCTCTGAGGCCTGAATGGAGTCTGGCCGCAGCCTTCCCTGTTCTTGTCCCCGTCTGGTCCTTAAACCGCCTCGGTGTCTGAGCTGAGGAGACGAGGCTCCCAGCTGGAGGGGGTGTCCAGGACTCGGGCCTGCCGGCATCCCCCAGTCCAGCCGCAGgcttctctctgaccctcctcccagccctgccctcgcCAGCTGGTCCCTCCGCTGCTGCCTCCCCCACGGCCACCCTGGGCGTTACAGAGAACCGTGTCTGACTCGAGAGTGGAGGAGAGCCTGGCCCGTGCTGTGTGCCCTCTGCTGCCCCCGTGAGTCCTGGGCCTTTCCCAGCCAGGCCCCCTGCAGCGGCCCTTGTGTTCACCAGCAGCCTCGTGACCAAgctgtcacccccccccccccccacccgggaCTCCTGCTGCACAAGGGCCCGGGTCGATGCCGGTCTTCGGGGTGAGTCTGCCCTGGTGCCCTCCAGCCTCCCTCGCACAGGCCCAGCCTGCAGCCGTGGGGCCTCCAGAGTCCGGTCTTGGCGGGGGAACCGGCCACAAGCACGTGGTGACCCTGAGGGGGCTCTGGCCGAGACGCAGGCAATAATGTTTTCTAGACATAAAGTGTTTATTGGGTTTTTACAGAATTAAAAAGCCTCGTGGGAGCAGACGCTCCCTGAGGGCCCGCTCTGTGTGTTCTGCTCAGCTGCTCTGTCCACCACGCTGACCCAGGGGCTGCCCCGGACATAGAAGCGCAGGGGCTTCTGGGCCCACTCTCCTGCCTGGCCGATGCCCACGCGGGCTGCCGCCACCACGGCGGGCTCACTGGTGTCCGGGGCGCCGCGCTCCATCCACACAGCTGTGTCGGCTGCCAGGTCCCGCTGGTCGAAGCTCTTGTCGAtggccagggcctggcacagcTTGGAGGGGCCGCTGCACAGCTCGCGGTCCTTGAGGGCTCGGCCTGCGCTGCTCTTGCGGAGGGCGCTTCGAAGCTGCCGCATGGTCTCCAGGCCCCCCAGGGGCTCCAGCGCTCGCAGCAGGACACACGCCCCGTCCCCTGGGGGACAGACAGACAGCCTAGAAAGCCAAGCCTCCCCAGGCTGTTGCCCTCCCTACCCCGGGGTGCACATGGTGCTGTGGATGTGAGGCCACACCTTCCTGAGCACCACACGCCTGCGGCCTCCGCCCCCGCAGACCGGGTCCTGCAGGTGCAGGGGGCACCAGGCGGGGTGCGCCCGGGAAGCCCAAATGTCTGACCACCAGCTAGGGCCAGCCCGGTGGCTGCTGGTAGCCGGCCTCCTCCTGGCTGGGTCTGGTTTGGGGACTGGCAGCGCCCGTGAGGTCGGCAGAGGAAAGCCCAGGAGCCGGTCGTCTGTGGGCACAGCCAGCCCCCCGTCTGCCGTATCCACTAGGTGTCTGTTGGGCAGGCTGCAAGGTCGCTGCCTCAGAGCAGTCACCCGAGTGCTCGTGGTCCTGAGCGAGCCCTGCCCGGGGACCCGGGAAGACACCATGTGGGAGGAGACGCCAGTACacagcccctctcctcccctggggCACCTCTGCGTGTCAGTCCACCAACCCGACGAGTCACGCTCCACCGACCGCGGCACCCCAGTCCGAGCTACTTTTCGGGACCAGCAGATGGACAGCCTGGGCCTAGGGGCTCACTCGAGAGTGAGAGTGAGCGTCTCCCCAAATCCCCTGCATGGCTGGGGACAGCATGACTGGACCCTGGCCAGGACCGGGATCGTCCAGCAGTGCTGCTCGGACTGGGCCAACCCCCACCACCAGGGGTCGCAGGGGCTCAGGCGGCCAACCGGTTCCCACTCCTGGACCTTGGCCACAAGGGCCTCTGGGAGGGATCCCCACTGGCATCCGGGAGCCCCGAGTGGACGCAGCAGCCAGGCCCTCTCAAGTAGCCAGCAGCTGGCAAGTGCTGGGCTGTGGGACCAGATGCCCCTTTAACAGCCAATCCTCGAAGGGCCTCAGGAAATACTCAGGTCACACAAAACCTCGACGTTCCTGtgcctctggctctgggctcGTCCCAGCCCACCTGCGTCAGGGCTCCCCGTGGGTGCCTCACTGCACATGGGGTGAAGGGGCAGCCTCTCCCAACATCCCCACACCCCAACCCTGGAGTGCACCCAAGTCCCTCATCTCGACGAAAACACGACACCCTAACCTCTTCCTGCTGGGTCTCCCCGTCCTCACCCGTTAGTCCTGTCCACACGGCCTGCCCTCCTGGTGTCTGCCGCCTTCACCCTGTGGGCAGGCAGGCCATGACCATGTCCTtggcctcccctctccctcccagcccttGGCCTTGACCGTCCGCGCACCCATGTGGTTTCCTGCTCCCCCCCACCTGGGCGGTCACCTGTCCACAAAGTGGCGTGCCCCCTCCAACGTATGCCCTGTCCGCtgtacctccccccccccccaaagtcctagcctcctccccttccttgttGACCACGGCCCTGGGCCTCACTAGACCCAGTGAGTCCCTTGTCTGAGCTCAGGCCCTCTACACGCGCGGGGATGGTTCTATTAACAAGGAAAGGCCAAGGTAAATGCTCCAGAATGACAAGAGGGTGCTCTGGGATGGCCCTGCCACCCTCTGACATCCAGTCACTCAGCTTCACTCAACACCTGCTCTGTGCCGGGCACAGGACCGATCCTGACACGGGACGTGTCCAGCTGTCCGCCTGGTGCCATCGCAACTCCCAGGTCAGCGGAATCATTGGGGAAACGGGTGTGGTACACAGCATGCCACACCCCAAGCTTCTTACTGGTCTCCTCAAGCACTCGCTCTTCTTGGGATGGGCCCTGGCAAGATTCGACAGATACACAGAGGCTGGGACTGGCCAGGCAGACCCCGCTCCTGGTCAGCAGTGCCTCTGGCAGGACGATGCTGGGGGCTCTCCCTTCTGAGCACAGGCCTTCGGCTCACAGTGGGACACAGGCCGTCCCACAGCAGGTGTCAGGTTGAGTGGGTTCTCCCGGGAGCCCCAGACCAGCACCGCTCTACTCGGCATTGCTGACATCGGGGCCGTTCTGTGTCTCGTGAGCCACTCGGCAGCAAgcctggcctccacccaccagACACCGGTAGCACGTGTCCAGCTGGGATGACCACACCTCTATGGACGTTGCCTAATGCTGGCTCCCCAGGTGGCACAACCATCCCCCGTTGAGGACGACCGGTTCAGGCCCCACAACTGACCACCTGATGAGGCTCTGGCTTGAGCTCAAGTCAACTCGGGCTGACCACACTCTTGTTTTCCCACAACTCACCCTCCCAGGTCGGCCCTGGTCACAGGAGATCTCAGCATCGAGGTCTGTGACCATCGGTGTCCTTGTGGAGCCTGTCAGCTCTGTGTTCAGGTCAGCCCATGACCTCTGTCCACGCGAGGCCCAGGCACCTACCACCACCCGGACAGTGTAGCCAGAGCTCCCCACGCCCGGCCTAGCTTAGCAGGGATACCCGTCCCAGCCTGTCCTCCTGGATCTCCCAGCTGCCAGCTCAGGGGGCAGTGCCCGAGGCCTCCTGTGGCCCCAAGCGCTGGCACCCCGGCACCGCTCACCTCGGCTGGAGACGTTCATGCAGAAGTACATGCCGTAGACGACGTACACGTACAGAGTGCCCGGCTCCATGAACATGCCACGGTTGCGCGGCGTCTGCCGGCCGCCCCTGGAGTGCGCGGCTTCATCCTCTGGCCCCACGTACGCCTCCGTCTCCACGATGCGGCCGCGGAGCTCTGTGCCGTCATCAAGTCGCCGAACCAGCACCTGTGGGCCGTGTGTCTGCTCAGAGCCCGGAGGGGCAGGGGGCACCCTCCACTGTGACAGCCCG is a window of Meles meles chromosome 21, mMelMel3.1 paternal haplotype, whole genome shotgun sequence DNA encoding:
- the NPRL3 gene encoding GATOR complex protein NPRL3 isoform X2 — encoded protein: MCGQKFELKIDNVRFVGHPTLLQHALGQVSKTDPSPKREAPTMILFNVVFALRANADPSVISCLHTLSRRIATVLQHEERRCRYLTREAKLILALQDEVSAVADASDGPQSPFHHILPKCKLARDLKEAYDSLCTSGVVRLHVNSWLEVSFCLPHKIQYAASSLIPPEAIERSLKAIRPYHALLLLSDEKSLLGELPLDCSPALVRVIKTTSAVKNLQQLAQDADLALLQVFQLAAHLVYWGKAIVIYPLCENNVYMLSPNASVCLYSPLAEQFSRQFPAHDLPSVLAKFSLPVSLSEFRNPLAPPVQEAQLVQMVVWMLQRRLLVQLHTYVCLMASPGEEEPHAREDEVPFTARVGGRSLSTPNALSFGSPTSSDDMTLTSPSMDNSSAELLPSGDSPLNKRMTENLLASLSEHERAAILSVPAAQNPEDLRMFARLLHYFRGRHHLEEIMYNENTRRSQLLMLLDKFRSVLVVTTHEDPVIAVFQALLP
- the MPG gene encoding DNA-3-methyladenine glycosylase, which codes for MPGRGAAQLSRRIGQKKRLLKAGEPGSDLDAAPTPSPTKPCWARPASLGPQRSVYFSSPKSHSARLGSEFFDQPAVALARAFLGQVLVRRLDDGTELRGRIVETEAYVGPEDEAAHSRGGRQTPRNRGMFMEPGTLYVYVVYGMYFCMNVSSRGDGACVLLRALEPLGGLETMRQLRSALRKSSAGRALKDRELCSGPSKLCQALAIDKSFDQRDLAADTAVWMERGAPDTSEPAVVAAARVGIGQAGEWAQKPLRFYVRGSPWVSVVDRAAEQNTQSGPSGSVCSHEAF